The Sphaerodactylus townsendi isolate TG3544 linkage group LG11, MPM_Stown_v2.3, whole genome shotgun sequence sequence GAACTATTTTGAAAACTGGGAGAATAGAAAACACAACTTAACTTTCAGTTTCCGTTCCAGTAACACAAAGGAAACCAAATGCATGTTGACTGTTCCCTGTATGAGTAGTAGAGGTAACACAGGCACAAAATTTATTCTCTAACATAAAAGTAGCTACAATCAAAGCACATTATTAAAATTCCTGGGATGGGTCCAAAGGTATTGTTCCATATTGCAACCCTGTGGAAACCAAGAGCAATCGTTGCATATTCTCTTCTCCCTCTGCTGACCCATTCTTCATACCTCATGCTATTTGTGGGGGTCCCTAACTCCCCACAAGCCAAACTGGTGGCAAGGTGAGCTGCAAAGAGAGGCAGCAAAGTCCCGCTCCACAAGCTTTGCTTAGAAGTTGGCCTTACTAGATTTAAAATTTCACAAGTTAATTTACAAACACCAGCAGCCATGTTTTTCAGTAGCACAACTCAAGGAAGAAACTGTCTAGAAATATATAGAAGTAAAAAGATAACTAAAAGTTACTTAAACGCCATCGGCTTTGATGAGACTTACAAGCACGACTACTAATATTTTGGCTTACTCCATTGCTCCCTGTAgtaaacccaaagaaagctgtaAAAACTACCAACTAAAATGTCAACCCTGTTCACATGctgcttatgcattgtttttAGAAGTCTCCCAGGTAATAATAAGAGAGTCCCCTGATCCATAGGCGTTTGttatgaaacagaaaatggtgttTGGCTTTTCCAACTTCTTTTTTAAGTGGTATGTGTAACCACGGGGATGTCGATTTCAATGGCAGAATGGCGTGACCGTGCAGAATATGGCTGGGAAGCATAGCTGTGTACACTAGGTGCATGTGAATACAGGGGCTGCCAGAAAGGGGAAGGCAGTGTTTTGCATGCACAATACCACAGGAACAAGAGAATGGCTGTGAACAGCAAACCTCCCGCACTGGCAATAGAAATGAATACAGAAATGTCAAAGGAGAAAACGGGCTCatattttttgttcatttcttgATTATGGAAGATGACCCAGATAGACGGAGCCAAACAAATGGCGCatgcaaggagaaagaagaggccagccacaagATGGCAACCTGCACTGTTTATGAGACATCTGGCTTGCTTGATGTTCGGCACAGTTGAGATGAAGGCTGTGTTACACATGCCAATCAAACAGAGAAACAGAGCCAACACTGTAGTCAACATGCTTATGGGAAGAGTAAACTGGAGGACACGCAAATCCAACTGATCTACAGCTGTATACCACTCAGTGTCATAAATTACACAGTCTTTGCTTCCATCAAAACGAACACATTTAATCCAAAGCCCAGTGTAAACCGTtgcattcctttcatttttgttaaAGGTGTGCAGGCGCATTTGTCTCCAGTTAGGAAGCAGGGCAGCAGCGATAAGTCCTGATAAGGCAGCTGTTCCAGAAAGGAAAGCCAGGACTGTTGCAGCATGAACTTCACGGCAACCCATATCTAGCCAGTGAAAATGTCTCCTGGGAAAGAAAATGTTATCAAGTAAATAATATTCAGACCAACTCCTATTTCTCAAGAAGGACAGAAGAAATTATGTACACTACAGTTCTACAAACAAACCTAGAAAGCAACCCTGAAATAACTATTTGGCCCTTTCATATTGTTGTTTTAAACCAGTTGTTATACATTGCCCGATCAACTTATTGTAAAAAGGCATGGGGGCAGAGGTACTATAGCATATTTAAATCAGTTGCACCCGAAGTGCTCTGCTCATTTCAAACCATGCAGCTTTTCCCCCACTATCTTTACAGCACATTCTATTTTGGTTTTTGTAAAACATCCTAACTTTTGTCCTACAGCACTAGACCAGTTTAGCAATTCAGTGCTTGCAGCTGTCATTTGAATGCTGGCCACTCAGAACTGAACTGCTGTATTGGTTTAGTACTATAGCACAATAGTTagaatgctaaaaaaaacccttaaactggacttaaaccagaaaaaaaaaattcctccccccaccctcacccgcCATAGCTCCACAATTTATGGAAATTTTTCACCTCTAGTAAGCATCCACTTTTAACCTAAAGTTCATAATTGATGTCCAACGTCTGACAGTCAAGTTAGATGCATTTTTCAATAGTTCATACTTCCTGTGCTAAATTAATTTTcttagagaaaaaaaagagaattcaTGCTTACCAAGCAGGGTATCAAGTCAGGCACAACTATTACTTGTAGGAGAAAAATCCTAGTAGATCTAGAATGACAAAAGAATAACATTTGGAGGCAAGTATGTTTTGTGTCATTCATTCATACTTAACTGTACACATTTTTCCTATGCTGTTAATATTCAACATTTTAATGAAGTAGTCAAATATTTTACTGTCTCAATCTCCTACAGGCAGTCCTTTTCATTGATAGGAGAGCTCCAAAAAAGGAAATCCTTGTCTTCCACTTCACCAAGCTTTCAAATGAATGCTTAGCTGCTCATGGATATTGTGACTAAGGTACTTCATATATATATAGCTTCTATCTAGCAGTGGTTGTTCAGAAGCTCAGTTAGAGAAGGTCTTTTCCAGCACCATCTACCTGAGGCCTGAGTGAACAGTACAGAAAGGGCACAGCGCTGAGATggtttaggctcattccgcacacgcaaaataatgcactttcaagatgctttcacaactgtttttgccattccgcacagcttcaaagagccctgaaagcagcttgaaagtgcattattctgcgtgtgcggaatgagccaaagagtttggatttataacacacctttctcttctgtaaggagtcccaaggcGGCTttcaaacaccttcccttcctctccccacaacagacaccttgtgcggtggggggctgagagcattctgaagaactgtgattagtccaaggtcacccagcaagcttcatgtggaagaatggggaatcaaacttggttctccagattagtgtccactgctcttagccactgtttcACTTCAAAATGCAGGTGAgagataacatttttttaaaaatcctaatagTAATgattctttttaactggaaaacTAGCACCATATGCAAAGATCTAGGTTGCAGCATCTCTCTCTGACGTGCTATTTTTATATGGGGAGTTACACGGGGAAGCACTAATATGACCCCCCTGCCATCTGAAGTGGCACATTCCATTTTGTCAGCTCAGAATTCTACCATCTATTTCTGCTGCAAACAAACCTTAATTCCACACACAGCAATTGGTTGCACCCTTCTGTTTTTTCTTAAATCTGGTGAAACAGTTCCACTTGTGCAACTATGTACTATGCTTGGAGATTATGACTAAAGTTTTATCTGGGTGCTGGCACAGATTATTATCTGAATGATGCTTCAGCAACATGCAACAATATTTATTAAATTCTTAGTAAAAGAGTTAAAAGTTCTAAAGTTGTATTTGTGAATGGAATTTCATTGTTGCTGAAGCACCTCCTCTATTTTAGTCTGTGCTGCACTAGTTAAACTTGGACGttgtgtgttttgcttttgtattattgttgctaaactttttgctttttgtttagaAACTGAAACATGATGGAATTTAAAATGATTTCCATAAAGATGCCAGGGATTTAAccttggaaccttctgcatgcccacAGTGTCCAActatccttccttcctccatctCTCCTCCCAACTAGGGTGGCTTGATGCTCCCCCAGACACTGCTGCCTCACTGTGGAGGCCGTGGAAAGGTAGTGGATTctgggcagggcggggcgggggcaacTTCAGTGCTTGCCCCGAGAgctattttctgtagctatgcccctgaaACCGAGCCTGCCATTCCTTACCTGGAGATGCGTGGGTTTTCTTCTGACACTGTCCGCATACAAAGCATGTACTCTATAACTGAGCCAAAGCTCCACTCCCTTCCCCACTGAATTTCAATCACATAATTGTTAAGAATGCATGTATAATCAAGGCATGAAATATATAGAAAAATACCTGGAAAGTAAGTAGTCACTATTTTATAATGTTTAATATAGATGTAAATGTATGGTTCATCCTTGCAATAACCATAAGTGGAAAACTGATATACCAATTTTCCAGAAAGGCAAAAGTtcctatagatcagtggttctcaaccttcctaatgctgcgaccctgtcatacagttcctcatgttgtggtgacccccaaccctaacatttatccattttacagatggagaacactgatgcagagagtcttaagcgacccctgtaaaagggtcattcgacccacaggttgagaaccactgctatagatgtTTTCTTCAGTCTATCCACAGGTTCCAATGCTGGACTGAAATCTGAACCTAACTTTCCTTAGGCTATAGTTAATATTAGCTCAATAATGTTCACTTGGAAAGGCAATTTTCATACAAGGTAACTTCTATGGACAATGAGAATACCATCACCTCCTAGTCACATTTGCCTTGGCTCACCATGAGGTAGCTTTATGCTTTTTTCAATAGTCAAAACAGAAACCTTTAAATATATTAGGTTTTAATTTCTGATCCTCAACATCTATCTTGCAGGAGAACGCTTAAGTACAAAACACTTGTAATGACATTATCAGTTATCTAGCAAGACAAAATTCAACAGATGAAGGTTTTGTCCCTGCCTCTGCATGTTACTAGAAGAAAATTAAGGTATGTATGTCACCCTGGCTCATTGGAGGAAGGACTGGATTaataagcagtggtggcaaacctatggcactccagatgttcatggactacaattcccatcagccactaccagcatggccaattgggaattgtagtccatgaacatctggagtgccataggttcgccaccacgggaatagggAAACGTAAGTGTTACTTATGAACCCATGCACCCTTTTGTTTCTGTTCTCCGTTCAGGAAGAATGGGCAATGCAAACACCGTAGTGGAGCCAAAACTTTAAAACAGACTGCCTGGGAAGTCAAAGAGGGCTCCCAAAGTAGTTGTTTTACAGGTTATTGCCATATGAGAAACAGGGATGATTTTATTGACATAAATTATTGTGCCTTTAAGtattctgaatttaaaaaaaacaatgtttcCTAAGAACATGTGTTTTAAATGGAAGCCACCTTCAATCAAACTGaggcaaaaaaattaataaataggcTGGAACATGAATAACACAGAGAGAGAATGTTTATACAGATTAAGCATTTTCTTCCCTCATAGCTTAGTCCCTTTTGGCCCTGCTCTTCAAACATCACAGCACTCAGAAGGCCCAGGAAACGATTGTAATAATTAAATcaagtgttttaaaaattcaggCGACGTGAAAAACACCCACAGCCACTTTGCTCATGTTACTAGCGATGAGTAAAGAGCCGGAGCAACCTAGGAGCAATCTTTGTAATACTGCGTGGGAGAGATGATGAATCACCGCAGAACCATCACTGAAACAGAAACAGTCTGTAAAGAGAAGGGAAGAAGCAAATCCTAAATGCCTTTTAATGTCAAAACATCAGTATGTTTCCAATACGTTCAATATCTAGCAACGGACCGAGATGAAGGGTTCATGACTACACAGGAATAAAATCCCTAAGCTTTCGAGGTATTTGATCTCAACAGAAACATGCTAAAATCGGAGAAGCCTAAGTAGTCTGCAGGTTTGAGAAAGCCATAATTGCAAGCAAAACCACAGAAACCATAAGACAAGAAATAATGGGTCATAAAGAAGGCACATCCTTGGGGCGCACTTACCCACAGCCCACGCGTGGGCTGCCTGGTTTGCAAACACCGACTCCCTTTTGCCACTTCCCGTTCACACTTGCAGCGGCTtcgcattgtgggttttccaggaagtTGTTACCTTTTCCTTGTTTGCCCACGGGCTCCTGGGATTGTAGTCTCCGCCTGGCAAGGCGCGCCTTTGCTGTCCTTCTAAAGACTGCAACTCCCAGGATCCTCTCTCCGTACCTGAAATTTAGGATGCAACATCTGCCCAGTTCTGTTGCagcttgttctttttttgttcGGCCGCTGTGCAAGTTTATTGCACGGAGAGCATTGATTTGCAGTCCTTCTAGTTACCAGATCCTCCCCATCTTCTGCTTTTTGATTTGATACACGGGGtgttggggaggagagaaagaacaaGACGCACACGCAGAGCCTTTAAAAATGGATGCTTGGTCTCATTTACCTGGTCATGTCTGAAAGACACAGGTACAACTTAAAGGACCACTCCGCTTTTACTGCATGAAAGCCAATTTAAGAACTTCGTTTTTACAATgcggtttattttttaaaaagcttcaacTGAATAGAATTAATTCGTATACTAATAACTATATGGTAGCCTGACTCAAATCTGGATGTGGGAGGGGGAACTGCCCAAGCCATTAAGCACTCCCAAGGTGACCTTGGTTATGTCCTGTTCCCATAATATCTCCCATAGCACTAGGCAAACCACCTTCCACGTTAAGGGATCTTTTCAAGGTAGTTTGTGATGTTGCACAAGGTTTCTTTGCTCCAACAAAAAGATGTCAAAACCTTATCAGGCATACTCAAGCACATCCGAAGTAGCTCTCTCAGTCACAGCCAATAAAGTCTCACTTGATGTGGAGGTGGGCAATAGCAtactacctctgaacgtctcttgtcatgaaaaccctacaagattgccataagtcagctgtgatttgttgGCAAAAATTTTTCATAAACTGTAGCCCATGGGCTGTCACTGCCTAATAATAGGTCACCAACTAAACACATGTTAAAAGCTGATTCCCACTTCCTTTTTTATGCATACTATTAACTTTTCAATTAATTAATTTCCATTAATTAATGGTATTAAATTTGATACATCTACTGGTCAAATTACCCAGAATGTAACAGAATTCTGGACCATACCATCTCAGTTTGCATGTAGGGGAGAATGCTCTGGGAGATCCGCATGTGAATTCTACTTttaccatggaagttcactgaatAACCCCAAGTCACAatttgctctcagcctaacccaccttgcACAGGCTTGTTATGAAGAGGAAGCTGAGGGAGATCACTCTTAGGCTGGTTTGGGTACCTACTGGTTAATTTGATTGTATTAAGCTGGTTTGGGTACTGGGTTCAATTCTGCATGACCTGTAAGATGGACATGTTCTATCAGGCcgatggttgaggcagcaacagttacaTCATGACTGGCTTCACTATCCCTATTTgtagttttatgtttatttatgtcaCTATATCATTTGTAGTTGGGTCTTGTTTTTACTTTACCTTTCTCACCTGGGATGGTCACCCTGGGAACTAGAATTTTAATATAATAACTAAGGTGCTGATTGGGAATTTGAtaagtatttttgtattgttatttgTCCCAAGCCCAACATTGATCAGAAAGGGGCACGATATAAACAATTTATCGACTTATAAATATTCAAAAGGAATACTTTTGAATATTCTCATGTTACACCCCCCAAAATATGCATGTAAGCAAACCAACTCGTCATGGAAGAAATGTGCAGCAAACAAACCAATTAGATGTAGTTTTATCTTCAGAACAGTTTATAGCATAACTTACCCACAATGCGATCCTAGTTATTCCAGTCAAAAACCAATGATTCAGAGTGTACTAACTATACTCAGCATCACACTATTAAAACCTTCCATATTGCTGTCTAACAGTCCTTCAAAATTAACTATCCCAGATGAAAAGATGCTTTCCgaaccactcccctcccccatcttaaTGGTCAGTGCCTGTGCCTAAGAACCAAGATACTATTTCTTCACTTCTGTATATCAAGACAGGTCACCAGGGCTCTTTGAATGGGTGTTGCCCAGATGCAGCTCCTCCTTTTCCTGCATTCtagcaggaaaagaaaatggttCCTAAAATACTGAATATTTTTCCTTTGGTATGGTTTTTTGATAGCCAGTATAAGAGCTTCAATATACTTGTGCGTTATTGTCATATGGTGACACGGAGGGTGCAGTTGTAAGCCAGCTGCTATATGGTAAACTAAGCTCACCAGGGTTTGGCACGAGTAAACTCACACCATAAAAAGAGCTTTATTAGAGAAAATTAGAAAAAGATGTTAAAACAAGGCATACACAGTTTGGAGATGATAAGATGCATATAGGAAAAGTAGCAAAGCTAACTTGCTGACTCCTTACTGAAATCCTAACACAGCATAGTTGGTTCTTGAGGTGTGAAGTTTCCAGAGCTTAATATAAGTATCTTTCTGGCAGCAAGTGGAGAAGGAGGGAACCTGCTATTCTTCTCACTAGCTACTCTTATGGATAAAGCTGGCCCTAGCCTGCTGACCCAGTCCTCAACCAATCATACAGCTGTCTTCATAGATGCTTCCAGGGAATGAGGAAGCCGCCCCCATCCCAAGTAAAATTCACAGTTGAAGAATATGTTCCAACGAAGACCGCCTGGGAACATGTCCTTGAGAAAGACCGCCATGAGTGGAGGATACATTGTGCACCTGCGAGAGGCAGAAACTAGtttaggctggaaaattcctccaAGATGGATACTTTCTTGCAGTGCCGAAACTGCAAcagggcaggtgggtggggggtgctgcaCGCTGGGCACATGCCATTGGCGTCATTTGGGAGCAGGAAATCGCCCCAGACCCCCTCCCCAGGAGAGGGGCGTAGGTGGATTGGGGTGTGTGGGCAGTTTGTCCCCCAGGCGAAGTTCCCTCTCCTTCCATCCCTGGTCTCTTGACATAGGACTAGTAATCTCATAATCAAATTTGAGATCTGTTCTAGGTAGGGTAATGAGTGCCATGCCATCCAGTTCAACCAATGCCAACAGTTACTGCTTCTAAGCAAAGCACTGGCTTGAGTGGTCCCAGCAGCAAATTCAGGCCACTTTAATTGAATTACTCCAAACTGaagctccttccgcacatacggaataatgcactttcaaactgctttcagtgctctttgaagctgtgcagaatagcaaaatccacttgcaaacagttgtgaaagtataagcacatggacaattttaacaggaaggaagaaactctgaaaatgaacagaacttggctgccagtgttgaaaaatactagggtcaagactgtgtcaaaccagctccacacaaacacaggatgaccatagacaaaagaaacaaaggccaggatacttctattcagatgctctcaccagtgaccttgctatctacagggttactcccaggctatagtcttcattgttactcatacttctattcagatgccctcaactattgacctggttgccgcctttgttactcacagctaaggtttccccacccaccctggacactccccacacaccctggacagatatatactccacttgcttttccaacatcagatcctctgaagatgccagccacagatgcaggcgaaacgtcaggagagaatgctgctagaacacggccatacagcccggaaaccacacagcacccaagtgattccggccgtgaaagccttcgacaataagttgtgaaagtggtttgaaaacgcattattctgcgtgtgcggaaggggcctgagtgtggaAGGTCAGTGGGGCTGGTATTAGTTAGGGGAAACTGCAGTTAGTTCTTCTTTGTGGTCTTTAACTTCTTTTTTTGTCCTTTCCTAGATATCAACTGTAACTATTCTTCAGCATTAATTTCAGTGCCAAAGAAATGCCTCAATCTAATTTATACAAAAAGCACAATTTATTCTGAGCACAGAATGCACACTATTGTGGTCTGACATTCAGTGGAAAAGACTGGAAGTAAGTCTGAATGTTAGGTGTTAATTGCATGGCTGTATCACAGAAGTGTTCTTTGTGTGTAAAGAGCCACTGTGGCAActtagtagggttttcaaggcaagagactaacagtttGCCATTAGCTTCCTCTACACAGAAACCCTATTATTCTTTGTTGTTCTCCCAATTCCTATTTAGCTTCTTCTGAGATACTACAACCAGCCTTGGTGGTATATAGTTCAAACTCTTTACCTTTGACCTACTCAGTTTTGCAACATTCGGGATAGGAGGTTTGCTCTTTTTAAGTTCCA is a genomic window containing:
- the CLDN12 gene encoding claudin-12 is translated as MGCREVHAATVLAFLSGTAALSGLIAAALLPNWRQMRLHTFNKNERNATVYTGLWIKCVRFDGSKDCVIYDTEWYTAVDQLDLRVLQFTLPISMLTTVLALFLCLIGMCNTAFISTVPNIKQARCLINSAGCHLVAGLFFLLACAICLAPSIWVIFHNQEMNKKYEPVFSFDISVFISIASAGGLLFTAILLFLWYCACKTLPSPFWQPLYSHAPSVHSYASQPYSARSRHSAIEIDIPVVTHTT